A single genomic interval of Flavobacteriales bacterium harbors:
- the guaB gene encoding IMP dehydrogenase, translated as MERSPAGVTAAKASRNSANGRADKFVGEGLTYDDVLLVPAYSEVLPREVAIRTRFSRRITLNVPIVSAAMDTVTGSELAIAIAQQGGIGVVHKNQPVAAQANEVRRVKRSESGMILDPVKLEEKALVGDALKLMAENRIGGIPVVAADGRLVGIVTNRDLRFEKRMGRPVAEVMTKDQLITAQRNTTMAQAEDILQEHKIEKLPVVDDGGRLVGLITYKDILKLKQRPNACKDHLGRLRVAAAIGIAADSMDRARALVEAGVDALVIDTAHGHTRGVVHMLRQVKEAFPDVDVVVGNVATADAARALAEAGADAVKVGIGPGSICTTRVIAGVGVPQLTAVLECAAGLEGTDVPVIADGGIRYTGDVVKALAAGASTVMIGSMFAGVDESPGETIIYEGRRFKAYRGMGSIEAMQHGSKDRYFQDMEDDIKKLVPEGISGRVPFKGRLEEVMHQLVGGLRAGMGYCGAPDIAALKGARFIRITSAGVRESHPHDVFITREAPNYSHL; from the coding sequence ATGGAACGATCCCCTGCCGGTGTGACGGCCGCAAAGGCCTCCCGGAACTCCGCCAACGGCCGTGCCGACAAGTTCGTGGGTGAAGGGCTCACCTACGATGACGTGCTCCTGGTGCCCGCCTACAGCGAGGTGCTTCCCCGCGAAGTGGCCATCCGCACGCGGTTCTCCCGGCGCATCACCCTGAACGTACCCATCGTCAGTGCCGCGATGGATACCGTCACCGGATCGGAGCTGGCCATCGCCATCGCCCAGCAGGGCGGCATCGGCGTGGTGCACAAGAACCAGCCGGTCGCCGCGCAGGCCAACGAGGTGCGTCGGGTGAAGCGCAGCGAGAGCGGCATGATCCTCGATCCCGTGAAGCTGGAGGAGAAGGCCCTGGTGGGCGACGCCCTCAAGCTGATGGCGGAGAACCGGATCGGCGGAATTCCCGTGGTGGCCGCCGACGGGCGGCTCGTGGGCATCGTCACCAATCGTGACCTGCGCTTCGAGAAGCGCATGGGCCGTCCGGTGGCCGAAGTGATGACGAAGGACCAGCTCATCACCGCCCAGCGCAACACCACCATGGCGCAGGCGGAGGACATCCTCCAGGAGCACAAGATCGAGAAGCTGCCCGTGGTGGACGATGGTGGTCGCCTGGTGGGCCTCATCACCTACAAGGACATCCTGAAGCTCAAGCAGCGTCCCAACGCCTGCAAGGACCATCTGGGGCGCCTGCGCGTGGCCGCCGCCATCGGGATCGCCGCCGACAGCATGGACCGGGCCAGGGCGCTCGTCGAGGCCGGCGTCGATGCCTTGGTGATCGACACCGCGCATGGCCATACCCGGGGGGTCGTCCACATGCTGCGCCAGGTGAAGGAGGCCTTCCCGGATGTGGACGTCGTGGTGGGCAATGTGGCCACCGCCGATGCGGCCCGTGCGCTGGCCGAGGCGGGCGCCGATGCCGTGAAGGTGGGCATCGGACCCGGCAGCATCTGCACCACGCGGGTCATCGCCGGGGTGGGCGTACCCCAGCTCACCGCCGTGCTGGAGTGCGCTGCGGGCCTGGAGGGCACCGACGTGCCGGTGATCGCCGACGGCGGCATCCGGTACACCGGGGACGTGGTGAAAGCCCTGGCGGCCGGCGCCAGCACGGTGATGATCGGCAGCATGTTCGCCGGGGTGGACGAAAGCCCGGGCGAGACCATCATCTACGAGGGACGCCGGTTCAAGGCGTACCGCGGCATGGGCTCCATCGAGGCCATGCAGCACGGCAGCAAGGACCGCTACTTCCAGGACATGGAGGACGACATCAAGAAGCTCGTGCCCGAGGGCATCAGCGGCCGGGTGCCGTTCAAGGGACGGCTGGAGGAGGTGATGCACCAACTGGTGGGGGGCCTGCGGGCCGGCATGGGCTATTGCGGTGCGCCGGACATCGCCGCCCTGAAGGGGGCGCGGTTCATCCGCATCACCTCGGCCGGGGTCCGCGAGAGCCATCCACACGACGTGTTCATCACCCGCGAGGCGCCCAATTACAGCCATCTCTAG
- a CDS encoding response regulator transcription factor produces the protein MLPVRILVVDALELVHEGLRARYADTPELDLSDYAGTGEAMLERVRQAPPDLVLLDVSLPVMDGIDAMRALHKEHPQVKALAHSLLNGIEYINSMLLEGASGYVVKNGPREELPVAVRTVIAGGRHLSPAAREAVDKGYTFTEKRPDGEYIGLTAREREIIRLVALERTNAEISAALFISEDTVKTHRRNLMTKLNVRSTAGLVRYAVDRCWV, from the coding sequence ATGCTGCCCGTGCGGATCCTGGTGGTGGACGCCCTTGAACTCGTCCACGAAGGCCTCAGGGCGCGCTACGCGGATACACCCGAACTGGACCTCTCGGACTACGCCGGCACAGGCGAGGCGATGCTCGAACGGGTGCGGCAGGCACCGCCGGACCTGGTGCTGTTGGATGTGTCACTGCCGGTGATGGACGGCATCGACGCCATGCGGGCCCTGCACAAGGAGCACCCGCAGGTGAAGGCCCTGGCCCATTCGCTGCTCAACGGCATCGAGTACATCAACAGCATGCTGCTGGAGGGCGCATCCGGGTACGTGGTCAAGAACGGCCCGCGCGAGGAGCTGCCCGTGGCCGTGCGCACGGTGATCGCCGGAGGCCGCCACCTGAGCCCGGCCGCCCGGGAAGCGGTGGACAAGGGCTACACCTTCACCGAGAAGCGGCCCGACGGGGAGTACATCGGCCTCACCGCGCGGGAGCGGGAGATCATCCGGCTGGTCGCACTGGAGCGGACGAACGCCGAGATCTCCGCAGCCCTCTTCATCAGTGAGGACACGGTGAAGACCCACCGGCGCAACCTGATGACCAAGCTCAATGTGCGGAGCACGGCGGGCCTGGTGCGCTATGCCGTGGACCGGTGCTGGGTGTGA
- a CDS encoding peptidylprolyl isomerase — protein MRKFVLLAGLFFAGHMNAQDGAADPAVMTVDGKPVSRSEFEAIYKKNNKDAAVTQQALDEYLDLFINYKLKVREAEVLGMDTVSKFRTELDGYRKQLARPYLIDRELNDQLIKEAYDRSRTEMRASHILVQVAEDAAPEDTAAAWKRIMALRERVAKGEDFATVAKGKGGSDDPSAQKNGGDLGWFSALQMVYPFESAVYTTPVGQLSQPVRTRFGYHIIKVTDSRPARGQVKVAHIMLRASDQDTPERQADTERRIREIHQQLTAGSLTFADAALKYSEDESSSTKGGELPMFGTGKMIEEFEDVAFGLKADEEISAPFKTRYGWHIVKRLDAMPPPTFDQAKADLKSRISRDSRADITRRAFLDKLRTTYGYKPDPKAVKAVLPLLDSTIFRKGAQVLDTLSRKDVVEGPIVRKDGRYKRELNGTIKEGKLVNVRSRKHDDLVQTPADTVVVRDVHEGWTPDAAKAAKLTKPVFTIEGRSYTQADLLDYLRDKQRREPGRSFSAYVDERFQQFVDDKLMEYEDGRLEEKYPEFRLLMKEYRDGILLFELTDQKVWSKAVKDSTGLQAFHKAHERDFMWDTRYRGDIYTCANADVAKKARALYKKGKRGAELQTELTRTSALDLEHVSGTWTAEEKPYLKGIVNVGLSDNFNVDGRVVMVDLQEVIPATPKTLDEARGLITAAYQDQLEKDWIKELRGKYEVRVNKDVLYSIR, from the coding sequence ATGAGGAAGTTCGTTCTGCTCGCCGGCCTCTTCTTCGCCGGTCATATGAACGCCCAGGACGGCGCCGCCGATCCGGCGGTGATGACCGTGGACGGCAAACCGGTCAGCCGAAGTGAGTTCGAGGCCATCTACAAGAAGAACAACAAGGACGCGGCTGTCACCCAGCAGGCACTGGACGAGTACCTCGATCTGTTCATCAATTACAAGCTGAAGGTGCGCGAGGCCGAGGTGCTCGGCATGGACACGGTGTCCAAGTTCCGCACCGAGCTGGACGGTTACCGCAAGCAACTGGCCCGTCCCTACCTCATCGACCGCGAGCTGAACGATCAGCTGATCAAGGAGGCCTATGACCGGTCGCGGACAGAGATGCGTGCCAGCCACATCCTGGTGCAGGTGGCCGAGGACGCCGCGCCTGAGGATACCGCCGCGGCATGGAAACGCATCATGGCCCTCCGCGAGCGCGTGGCCAAGGGTGAGGACTTCGCCACGGTGGCCAAGGGCAAGGGTGGCAGCGATGATCCCAGCGCTCAGAAGAACGGTGGCGATCTGGGCTGGTTCAGCGCGCTGCAGATGGTCTATCCCTTCGAGAGCGCCGTGTACACCACGCCGGTGGGCCAGCTGAGCCAGCCGGTGCGGACCCGCTTCGGCTATCACATCATCAAGGTCACGGACTCGCGTCCGGCCCGCGGTCAGGTGAAGGTGGCGCACATCATGCTGCGCGCTTCCGACCAGGATACGCCCGAACGGCAGGCCGACACCGAGCGGCGCATCCGCGAGATCCATCAGCAGCTGACCGCGGGCAGCCTCACCTTCGCCGACGCGGCCTTGAAATACAGCGAGGACGAAAGCTCCAGCACGAAGGGCGGCGAGCTGCCCATGTTCGGCACGGGCAAGATGATCGAGGAGTTCGAGGATGTCGCCTTCGGCCTCAAGGCCGATGAGGAGATCAGCGCACCGTTCAAGACCCGCTACGGCTGGCATATCGTGAAGCGCCTGGACGCCATGCCCCCACCCACCTTCGACCAGGCCAAGGCCGACCTCAAGAGCCGCATCAGCCGGGACAGCCGGGCCGACATCACGCGCCGCGCCTTCCTCGACAAGCTGCGCACCACCTATGGCTACAAGCCCGATCCCAAGGCGGTGAAGGCCGTTCTGCCCCTGCTGGACAGCACCATCTTCCGCAAGGGCGCCCAGGTGCTCGACACGCTCAGTCGGAAGGATGTCGTCGAAGGTCCCATCGTGCGAAAGGACGGCCGGTACAAGCGGGAGCTCAACGGGACCATCAAGGAGGGGAAGCTGGTGAACGTCCGGAGCCGCAAACACGACGACCTGGTGCAGACCCCGGCGGACACCGTGGTGGTGCGCGATGTGCATGAAGGCTGGACCCCCGATGCCGCCAAGGCCGCCAAGCTCACCAAGCCGGTGTTCACCATCGAGGGCCGCAGCTACACCCAGGCCGATCTGCTCGACTACCTGCGGGACAAGCAACGGCGCGAACCCGGCCGCTCCTTCTCCGCCTACGTCGACGAACGCTTCCAGCAGTTCGTGGACGACAAGTTGATGGAATACGAGGACGGCCGGTTGGAGGAGAAGTACCCTGAGTTCCGCCTCCTGATGAAGGAGTACCGTGACGGCATTCTCCTCTTCGAGCTTACGGACCAGAAGGTGTGGAGCAAGGCCGTGAAGGACAGCACCGGTCTGCAGGCCTTCCACAAGGCCCATGAGCGGGACTTCATGTGGGACACCCGCTACCGCGGTGACATTTACACCTGTGCGAACGCCGATGTGGCCAAGAAGGCCCGGGCCCTCTACAAGAAGGGCAAGCGTGGCGCCGAGCTGCAGACCGAGCTCACCAGGACATCCGCCCTTGACCTCGAGCACGTCAGCGGCACCTGGACCGCCGAGGAGAAACCCTATCTGAAGGGCATCGTCAACGTCGGCCTATCGGACAACTTCAACGTCGACGGACGCGTGGTGATGGTGGACCTGCAGGAGGTGATCCCGGCCACGCCCAAGACCCTGGACGAGGCGCGCGGCCTGATCACCGCGGCATACCAGGACCAGCTCGAGAAGGACTGGATCAAGGAGCTGCGCGGCAAGTATGAGGTCCGCGTCAACAAGGACGTGCTCTATTCCATCCGCTGA
- a CDS encoding peptidylprolyl isomerase produces the protein MPSTSRILSLCAAVAMAGPLWAQPVPEVVDGIVGVVGREVVLLSDLQGRQEQLRQNGVPITAAATCEELRGLLYERMLLDQAMLDSVMVDEGQVQAELDRRIRYFIMQLGSQEKLEEFYGKSIAEIKDDFHDQVQQQLLVQRMEGQVSGEIRVSPRDVERFFKEIPEDSLPYINAQVEFAQIVRTPRVSDEEDSRVRRRIEGFRDNVVKGEKDFCTLAILYSEDPGSAQNCGELGLVPLGAMVPEFDAVAMSLKEGEVSQVFKTSYGYHFMQLIERRGEQYNARHILLKPQVGNDDLLVARRYLDSLATLIRAGTLDFSNAAAEHSDDEESRSSGGVVIEPNSNSARWSIGELDQQTFFVVDKLAVQEVSEPAVITSEDGTRSFRIIKLLRRTEPHRANLKDDYQLLLQAAEGRLRTKAVDDWVRLKLVDTYIRVDPAHAGCPFLRDWNIAAGE, from the coding sequence ATGCCGAGCACTAGCCGCATCCTCAGCCTCTGCGCCGCCGTTGCGATGGCGGGCCCGCTTTGGGCGCAGCCCGTGCCCGAAGTGGTGGATGGCATCGTGGGCGTGGTGGGCCGGGAGGTGGTGCTGCTCAGCGACCTGCAGGGGCGCCAGGAGCAGCTGCGGCAGAACGGCGTGCCCATCACCGCCGCGGCCACCTGCGAGGAACTTCGCGGGCTGCTCTACGAACGCATGCTCCTGGACCAGGCGATGCTCGACAGTGTGATGGTGGATGAAGGTCAGGTGCAGGCCGAGCTCGACCGCCGGATCCGGTACTTCATCATGCAGCTGGGTTCGCAGGAGAAGCTGGAGGAGTTCTATGGCAAGTCCATCGCCGAGATCAAGGACGACTTCCACGACCAGGTGCAGCAGCAATTGCTCGTTCAGCGCATGGAAGGCCAGGTCTCCGGCGAGATCCGGGTATCACCCCGCGATGTGGAGCGCTTCTTCAAGGAGATCCCCGAGGACAGCCTGCCCTACATCAACGCCCAGGTGGAGTTCGCCCAGATCGTGCGCACCCCGCGTGTGAGCGATGAGGAGGACAGCAGGGTGCGTCGGCGCATCGAGGGCTTCCGCGACAATGTGGTGAAAGGGGAGAAGGACTTCTGCACGCTGGCCATCCTGTACAGCGAGGATCCCGGGTCCGCCCAGAACTGCGGCGAGCTCGGTCTGGTGCCCCTGGGCGCCATGGTGCCTGAGTTCGACGCGGTGGCCATGAGCCTCAAGGAGGGCGAGGTGAGCCAGGTGTTCAAGACCAGCTACGGCTACCACTTCATGCAGCTCATCGAGCGCAGGGGCGAGCAATACAACGCCAGGCACATCCTGCTGAAGCCGCAGGTGGGCAACGACGACCTGCTGGTGGCCCGCCGGTACCTGGACAGCCTGGCCACGCTGATCCGTGCAGGCACGCTCGACTTCAGCAACGCTGCCGCCGAGCATAGCGACGACGAGGAGTCGCGCTCCTCCGGAGGCGTCGTCATCGAGCCCAACAGCAACAGCGCACGCTGGTCGATCGGTGAACTGGACCAGCAGACCTTCTTCGTGGTGGACAAACTGGCCGTGCAGGAGGTGAGCGAACCGGCGGTGATCACTTCGGAGGATGGCACGCGCAGCTTCCGGATCATCAAGCTGTTGCGCCGCACCGAGCCCCACCGGGCCAACCTCAAGGACGACTACCAGCTCCTGCTGCAGGCCGCGGAGGGCCGGCTGCGCACCAAGGCGGTGGATGATTGGGTGCGTCTGAAACTGGTCGACACCTACATCCGCGTGGATCCCGCGCACGCCGGCTGTCCCTTCCTGCGCGATTGGAACATCGCCGCAGGCGAATGA
- a CDS encoding MoxR family ATPase, with protein sequence MSTLPANDVQAVERFGDLYRRLKSQVGQVIIGQDAVIDDVLIAVFSRGHCLLVGVPGLAKTLLVNTVARALGLSFNRIQFTPDLMPSDIVGSEILDEERRFRFVKGPLFANIILADEINRTPPKTQAALLEAMQEKAVTAGGHTYKLPEPFFVLATQNPIEQEGTYPLPEAQLDRFMFNIWVDYPSYADELAVVKATTSDLQPQVEPVLTAEEIQFYQGLVRRLPVPDNVVEYAVKLATRTRPHQDGAPAIVKDNLGWGAGPRASQFLVVGAKCHALVHGRFSPDIDDVKAVAKPILRHRMVRNYKAEAEGITADRIVEAIL encoded by the coding sequence ATGAGCACCCTCCCCGCCAATGACGTCCAGGCTGTTGAACGGTTCGGCGACCTCTACCGCCGACTGAAGTCCCAGGTCGGACAGGTCATCATCGGTCAGGATGCCGTGATCGACGATGTGCTGATCGCCGTCTTCAGCCGCGGACACTGCCTGCTGGTGGGCGTTCCAGGCCTGGCGAAGACGCTGCTGGTGAACACCGTGGCGCGGGCGCTGGGCCTCAGCTTCAACCGCATCCAGTTCACGCCCGACCTGATGCCCAGCGACATCGTGGGCAGCGAGATCCTGGATGAGGAGCGCCGTTTCCGCTTCGTCAAGGGACCCTTGTTCGCCAACATCATTCTGGCCGACGAGATCAACCGCACGCCTCCCAAGACCCAGGCGGCCCTGCTGGAGGCCATGCAGGAGAAGGCCGTCACCGCCGGAGGGCACACCTACAAGCTGCCGGAACCCTTCTTCGTGCTGGCCACGCAGAACCCCATCGAACAGGAGGGCACCTATCCGCTGCCTGAAGCCCAGCTGGACCGGTTCATGTTCAACATCTGGGTGGATTACCCGAGCTACGCGGACGAGCTCGCCGTGGTGAAGGCCACCACCAGCGACCTTCAACCCCAGGTGGAACCGGTGCTCACCGCCGAGGAGATCCAGTTCTATCAGGGCCTGGTGCGCCGGCTTCCCGTCCCCGACAATGTGGTGGAGTATGCCGTGAAACTGGCCACCCGCACACGCCCCCACCAGGACGGAGCTCCGGCGATCGTGAAGGACAACCTGGGCTGGGGGGCCGGGCCCCGGGCGTCCCAGTTCCTGGTGGTCGGCGCGAAGTGCCACGCCCTGGTGCACGGCCGGTTCTCTCCGGACATCGACGACGTGAAGGCGGTGGCGAAGCCGATCCTGCGGCACCGCATGGTGCGCAACTACAAAGCGGAGGCCGAGGGCATCACGGCGGACCGCATCGTGGAGGCCATCCTGTGA
- a CDS encoding T9SS type A sorting domain-containing protein, which translates to MLRTLLLALALSLSSITWAQLPLVDITLVDNGASELEVRVRPDGDFDEFFASIVFTIRWDAASGANLDQVAQVAPVSFYMPVIKSGPETDAGGYRYQIFAGFGTNALSAFGENWTAGNEVVLMTIPVVNGTSFFEIVNDSWTGDVNNNGDYYVSLNGQDQTGAIYQLNTGVRVEGTLGAGFSVHPNPSAGPVMLDLNIPTDVQVALVEWLDASGRLVRADRITGRGALRFPVDVAGLERGTYMVRLTSDGQVSTERVVLR; encoded by the coding sequence ATGTTGCGCACCCTCCTCCTCGCACTGGCCCTTTCCCTCTCCTCCATCACCTGGGCCCAGTTGCCATTGGTGGACATCACCCTGGTCGATAACGGTGCGAGCGAGCTCGAGGTGCGGGTGAGGCCCGATGGCGATTTCGATGAGTTCTTCGCCAGCATCGTCTTCACCATCCGCTGGGATGCCGCCTCCGGCGCGAACCTCGACCAGGTGGCCCAAGTGGCGCCGGTGAGCTTCTATATGCCCGTGATCAAGTCCGGACCGGAGACCGATGCCGGGGGGTACCGCTACCAGATCTTCGCCGGCTTCGGCACCAATGCCCTCAGTGCCTTCGGCGAGAACTGGACCGCAGGCAATGAGGTCGTGCTGATGACCATTCCCGTGGTGAACGGCACTTCGTTCTTCGAGATCGTGAACGACAGCTGGACGGGCGACGTCAACAACAACGGCGACTACTACGTGTCCTTGAACGGCCAGGACCAGACCGGTGCGATCTACCAGTTGAACACCGGTGTGCGTGTGGAGGGGACCCTTGGCGCCGGCTTCTCCGTGCACCCGAATCCGTCGGCCGGTCCGGTGATGCTCGATCTGAACATCCCCACCGACGTCCAGGTCGCGCTCGTGGAGTGGCTGGATGCGTCGGGGCGCTTGGTGCGTGCCGACCGCATCACGGGTCGCGGAGCGTTGCGCTTCCCGGTGGATGTGGCCGGCCTGGAGCGCGGCACGTACATGGTGCGCCTCACCAGTGACGGGCAGGTGAGCACCGAACGTGTCGTTCTGCGCTGA
- a CDS encoding choice-of-anchor B family protein, with protein MLRSLQLLLSAALVAPLWSGTAAFAQTPCVNGLAGAYPCEHIDLLAHMTLAQLGATGPQPNAADLWGWTDPLTGREYVLIGLNNGTAFVDVTVPTAPVRIGNLPSHFPTSNLWRDVDVAGNWCYIGSELAGHGLQVFDLTRLRNVPNPPVVFTEDAWTGVIGNSHTLYADKQHQYVYAVGTTSINNGGLTVFDVSDPLTPTLVGTHTVDGYIHENVVYTYAGPDPDHQGKQLSFNFHSGNPDKITIVDVTDKTDMTTLATITYSGARISHQGWLTEDHRYLLMNDEGDEGFFGHGTRTRIFDLLNVDAPTYLGAYTAPIASVDHNLYVHRGAVYASNYTSGLRILDTAGVSTGTLTPVAHFDTYLPNDGASYNGAWGNYPFFESGIVSVSGLGEGLFVLRPRVGIRLKAFLEGPYEALDGMMRDDLRAQGVLPLSEPYTALGYVHTGGGGGETVQPSMLSITGPDAIVDWVLVEVRDPGSPAVVVASTSALLQRDGDVVAADGSGPVRFGVAPGPWHVALRHRNHLGVMTAQPVHLAIGARTVDLRGTALYGTGAAKEVAGVSVLWAGNALRDDRLRYTGSANDRDQILVTVGGAVPTATAAGYLGTDVNLDGVVKYAGAANDRDPILVNIGGSVPTTTRQEQLP; from the coding sequence ATGCTCCGGTCGTTGCAACTCCTTCTTTCCGCGGCCCTGGTGGCTCCGCTGTGGAGCGGAACGGCCGCCTTCGCCCAAACACCGTGCGTCAACGGCCTCGCCGGTGCGTATCCCTGTGAGCACATCGACCTGCTGGCGCACATGACCTTGGCGCAGTTGGGGGCGACCGGTCCACAGCCCAATGCGGCCGATCTCTGGGGCTGGACCGATCCCCTGACCGGGCGGGAGTACGTCCTCATCGGCCTCAACAACGGCACCGCTTTCGTCGATGTCACCGTGCCCACGGCGCCGGTACGCATCGGCAACCTGCCGAGCCATTTCCCCACGAGCAACCTCTGGCGTGACGTGGACGTGGCAGGCAACTGGTGTTACATCGGATCCGAGCTGGCGGGGCATGGTCTGCAGGTGTTCGACCTCACCCGACTGCGGAACGTGCCGAACCCGCCGGTGGTCTTCACTGAGGATGCCTGGACCGGCGTGATCGGCAACAGCCACACCCTGTATGCGGACAAGCAGCATCAGTACGTCTATGCGGTGGGCACAACCAGCATCAACAACGGCGGCCTCACGGTCTTCGATGTCAGCGATCCGTTGACGCCCACCCTCGTGGGCACGCACACGGTGGACGGGTACATCCACGAGAACGTGGTGTACACCTATGCGGGGCCCGACCCGGATCATCAGGGGAAGCAGTTGAGCTTCAACTTCCACTCGGGCAACCCGGACAAGATCACCATCGTGGATGTGACGGACAAGACGGACATGACCACGCTGGCCACGATCACCTATTCCGGGGCGCGCATCAGCCATCAGGGCTGGCTCACGGAGGATCATCGCTATCTGCTGATGAACGACGAGGGTGACGAAGGCTTCTTCGGGCACGGGACCCGCACACGGATCTTCGACCTCCTGAACGTGGATGCCCCCACTTATCTGGGCGCGTACACGGCCCCGATCGCCAGTGTGGACCACAATCTGTACGTCCATCGTGGCGCGGTCTACGCGAGCAATTACACCAGCGGACTGCGGATCCTCGATACGGCCGGGGTCAGCACGGGCACGTTGACGCCGGTGGCGCATTTTGACACCTACCTGCCGAATGATGGTGCTTCCTACAACGGTGCATGGGGCAATTACCCCTTCTTCGAGAGCGGCATCGTGTCGGTGAGCGGGCTGGGTGAGGGCCTCTTCGTGCTGCGCCCCCGGGTGGGCATCCGGCTCAAGGCCTTTCTGGAGGGACCTTATGAGGCCCTGGACGGAATGATGCGCGATGACCTCCGCGCGCAGGGGGTGTTGCCGCTCTCCGAGCCATATACCGCGCTCGGGTATGTGCACACAGGGGGTGGGGGAGGGGAGACCGTTCAGCCCTCCATGCTGAGCATCACCGGTCCCGATGCCATCGTGGACTGGGTGCTGGTGGAGGTCCGCGACCCGGGCAGCCCGGCCGTTGTGGTGGCCTCGACCAGCGCACTGCTGCAGCGGGATGGTGACGTGGTGGCCGCGGACGGGAGCGGACCGGTGCGGTTCGGCGTGGCGCCCGGGCCCTGGCACGTGGCCCTGCGCCACCGCAACCACTTGGGCGTGATGACCGCCCAACCCGTGCACCTGGCCATCGGCGCGCGCACCGTGGACCTTCGGGGCACCGCGCTGTACGGGACCGGGGCGGCCAAGGAGGTGGCGGGTGTCTCCGTTCTCTGGGCTGGCAACGCCCTGCGCGACGATCGGCTGCGCTACACCGGGAGCGCCAATGACCGCGACCAGATCCTGGTGACCGTGGGCGGAGCGGTCCCCACGGCCACGGCCGCTGGATACTTGGGTACGGACGTCAACCTGGACGGCGTGGTGAAATACGCCGGTGCCGCGAACGACCGGGACCCCATCCTGGTGAACATCGGCGGATCAGTGCCCACGACCACCCGCCAGGAACAGCTCCCGTAG